The following proteins are encoded in a genomic region of Montipora foliosa isolate CH-2021 chromosome 10, ASM3666993v2, whole genome shotgun sequence:
- the LOC137973095 gene encoding uncharacterized protein — protein MGDFPSYEISSAMLSTFNVNAQKTHQLAKKVKSLESDRDLRLLNVKVERDELNSESPSMRRKFVKTPTFQNGMRAGTSVPHLENFDLNGLHRDEETSRLKKPQSLPTLHLNQAYFIATPPRSRKTAKGILRLPINSTPSQAKLQSPLASPLPSHKVLTRFSSSPPMSLRANSSAAKAKTLRKDNSEECTQQDSPWLRGSSTESFVSLNSPVDSKLDQRNKQLTQRPVTASVSGRDQSRAEPVHRGLLLMPVSSSKPQKPKEKRENVFDRLYPGGKKREMKICNRDRETPFRFGDTTLKATRRWSLSLSDLSASLEEVKACRYLRDKNGTET, from the coding sequence ATGGGGGACTTCCCATCGTATGAAATAAGTTCGGCAATGCTCAGCACTTTCAACGTCAATGCACAGAAGACACATCAACTTGCGAAGAAGGTAAAGAGCTTGGAATCTGACAGGGACTTGCGACTTTTAAATGTGAAAGTTGAGAGGGATGAATTGAATTCTGAGTCTCCTTCAATGAGGCGAAAATTCGTAAAAACcccaacatttcaaaatggaatgcGAGCTGGGACATCAGTTCCACACCTCGAAAATTTCGACCTTAATGGCTTGCATAGAGATGAAGAAACCTCAAGACTAAAAAAACCACAAAGCCTTCCAACGCTACACTTGAATCAAGCTTATTTCATTGCTACTCCTCCAAGAAGTAGAAAAACAGCTAAAGGGATACTGCGTTTACCAATCAATTCCACGCCCAGTCAAGCTAAATTGCAATCGCCACTTGCATCTCCTTTGCCTAGTCACAAGGTATTAACTCGATTTTCTAGCTCTCCGCCGATGTCCTTGCGCGCTAATTCCAGCGCGGCAAAAGCGAAAACGCTGCGAAAAGACAATAGCGAAGAGTGTACACAACAAGATTCACCTTGGTTACGGGGCTCAAGCACTGAGTCATTCGTGTCTCTAAATTCACCTGTTGACTCAAAACTCGATCAGAGAAATAAGCAATTGACGCAAAGACCCGTTACAGCCTCAGTTTCTGGAAGAGATCAGAGCAGAGCCGAGCCAGTTCACCGGGGGCTTCTGTTGATGCCCGTATCATCGTCAAAACCACAAAAACCAAAAGAGAAAAGGGAAAATGTCTTTGATCGACTGTACCCAGGTGGAAAGAAACGCGAAATGAAAATTTGCAATCGCGATCGCGAAACTCCGTTTAGGTTCGGTGATACGACGTTGAAGGCGACGAGGCGTTGGTCGCTCTCGCTTTCAGACTTGTCGGCATCATTGGAAGAAGTAAAAGCCTGTCGCTACTTGAGGGACAAGAACGGTACAGAAACTTGA